From the Choloepus didactylus isolate mChoDid1 chromosome 22, mChoDid1.pri, whole genome shotgun sequence genome, one window contains:
- the CBLN1 gene encoding cerebellin-1 translates to MLGVVELLLLGAAWLAGPARGQNETEPIVLEGKCLVVCDSNPTSDPTGTALGISVRSGSAKVAFSAIRSTNHEPSEMSNRTMIIYFDQVLVNIGNNFDSERSTFIAPRKGIYSFNFHVVKVYNRQTIQVSLMLNGWPVISAFAGDQDVTREAASNGVLIQMEKGDRAYLKLERGNLMGGWKYSTFSGFLVFPL, encoded by the exons ATGCTGGGCGTCgtggagctgctgctgctgggggCGGCGTGGCTGGCAGGCCCGGCCCGCGGGCAGAACGAAACGGAGCCCATCGTGCTGGAGGGCAAGTGCCTGGTGGTGTGTGATTCCAACCCCACGTCCGATCCCACGGGCACGGCTCTGGGCATCTCCGTGCGCTCCGGCAGCGCCAAGGTGGCTTTCTCTGCCATCAGGAGCACCAACCACGAGCCGTCCGAGATGAGCAACCGCACCATGATCATCTACTTCGACCAG GTACTAGTGAACATCGGGAACAACTTTGATTCAGAACGCAGCACTTTCATCGCCCCGCGCAAAGGGATCTACAGTTTTAACTTCCACGTGGTAAAAGTCTACAACAGACAGACCATCCAG GTGAGCCTCATGCTAAACGGGTGGCCGGTGATTTCAGCCTTCGCTGGTGATCAGGACGTGACCCGGGAGGCCGCCAGCAATGGAGTTCTAATCCAGATGGAGAAAGGCGACCGAGCATACCTCAAGCTGGAGCGGGGGAACTTGATGGGGGGCTGGAAGTACTCGACCTTCTCTGGATTCCTCGTGTTTCCCCTTTGA